From a single Nymphaea colorata isolate Beijing-Zhang1983 chromosome 4, ASM883128v2, whole genome shotgun sequence genomic region:
- the LOC116253336 gene encoding secoisolariciresinol dehydrogenase-like, with amino-acid sequence MSAEMSNTVLPPLVQRLKGRVAIVTGATAGTGLAAAKLFHRHGAKVFIADIQDDLGRHVCSELSTKEDHVAEYVHCDVTKDDDIRRAVDTAVKVHGRPDIMFSNVGIAETNSPMPSLVDYDASKFEGLMNVNVVGMFRAAKHAARMMIPAKRGSIILTASCASLMAGLGGHGYCTSKHAVVGLTKSLATELGKYGIRVNCISPHAVFTSNTTRFFGLDEAEFHSWADQFANLKGLSLKVDDTAEAALHLAGDESKYISGHNLVVDGGFSVSDSACNSFRTTP; translated from the exons ATGTCGGCAGAGATGAGCAACACGGTTCTTCCACCTCTTGTTCAAAG GCTGAAAGGCAGAGTAGCCATAGTAACTGGTGCGACCGCTGGGACTGGCCTGGCTGCAGCCAAGCTCTTCCACCGCCATGGTGCCAAGGTATTCATTGCTGACATCCAGGACGATCTAGGCCGGCATGTTTGCAGTGAATTGAGTACAAAAGAAGATCACGTCGCCGAGTATGTGCACTGTGATGTGACCAAGGATGATGATATTCGCAGAGCCGTTGATACAGCAGTCAAGGTGCATGGGAGGCCTGATATTATGTTCAGCAATGTGGGCATTGCAGAAACCAACTCTCCCATGCCTAGTTTGGTGGACTATGACGCATCCAAATTTGAGGGACTCATGAATGTGAATGTAGTTGGTATGTTCCGAGCTGCCAAGCATGCTGCAAGGATGATGATCCCGGCGAAGCGAGGCAGCATAATCCTGACGGCAAGCTGTGCATCACTGATGGCTGGCCTTGGTGGCCATGGCTATTGCACCTCCAAGCATGCAGTAGTGGGACTGACCAAAAGTTTGGCCACAGAACTGGGAAAGTATGGGATCAGAGTTAACTGCATTTCACCACATGCCGTGTTCACATCCAACACAACGCGCTTCTTTGGACTTGATGAAGCTGAGTTTCACAGTTGGGCTGATCAGTTTGCAAACTTAAAAGGGCTATCTCTTAAGGTAGATGACACAGCAGAAGCTGCACTCCATTTGGCTGGTGATGAGTCCAAGTACATCAGCGGACACAACCTTGTTGTAGATGGAGGGTTCAGCGTCTCTGATTCAGCTTGTAACTCATTCAGGACAACTCCATGA